A stretch of the Brevinematales bacterium genome encodes the following:
- a CDS encoding TetR/AcrR family transcriptional regulator, translating to MPKGWNEHEKEMIKRRLQTEGKKLFERFGLRKTTVDEIVRDAGISKGAFYFFYESKELLYYDITRLMQLENRKNFYDMIRNSAGSPRERFKSFIIHGIRILSGTPLYRMMHSADFEYLVRKLPADYQTDDMKSYLDEFTVFFNEWISKGWMKKIEPDAMNGLFMSIFFLILHRDDFQDKVFDDTTELMADMLASYLIVG from the coding sequence ATGCCGAAGGGATGGAACGAACATGAAAAGGAAATGATAAAAAGGCGCTTACAGACCGAAGGGAAAAAGTTATTTGAAAGATTCGGATTGCGGAAAACGACTGTAGATGAAATTGTGCGCGATGCGGGGATTTCCAAAGGCGCGTTCTATTTTTTCTATGAATCCAAGGAATTGCTGTATTACGATATTACCCGGTTAATGCAGCTCGAAAACAGGAAAAATTTCTATGACATGATCCGTAATTCTGCCGGCTCCCCACGGGAACGCTTTAAAAGCTTTATTATCCACGGTATTCGAATCCTTTCCGGCACTCCCCTCTACCGGATGATGCATTCGGCGGACTTCGAGTACCTGGTGCGCAAGCTTCCAGCTGATTATCAGACTGATGATATGAAAAGCTATCTCGACGAATTTACGGTTTTTTTTAACGAGTGGATCAGCAAGGGCTGGATGAAGAAAATAGAACCTGATGCGATGAACGGGCTTTTTATGTCGATCTTTTTCCTTATCCTGCATCGGGACGATTTTCAGGATAAGGTATTTGACGATACTACGGAACTGATGGCGGATATGCTCGCTTCTTATCTTATAGTCGGATAG
- a CDS encoding ferredoxin produces MPIEIYYFTGSGNSLFAARELQKRLPGSVLIPIARLLRQDKIESAGDKVGIVFPLHGMTLPVPVEIFLRKLFPQPGSYIFGVTTRGGTKFYGFKKMEKLLRKKKSSLSASFLINMADNDPKLKHWKPLPIEEMQVIENKSLARLEFIAEKVKHSEKYHEPDLEGVSISKNPVLNFLFDRLILFAMWMMKLIGVGNYFYADEACNGCGICEKVCPSGKIAMTNKKPGWLKNIRCYFCYACINFCPKSAVQIHSKWYMKSYTPQNGRYSHPYAKIADMTAQK; encoded by the coding sequence ATGCCCATCGAAATCTATTATTTCACAGGAAGCGGTAACTCCTTATTTGCGGCACGGGAACTGCAAAAACGACTCCCCGGGTCAGTCCTGATCCCTATTGCCAGACTACTCAGACAGGACAAGATCGAATCTGCCGGCGATAAAGTCGGAATCGTCTTCCCCCTGCACGGAATGACTCTCCCGGTACCGGTAGAAATATTTCTTCGGAAGCTGTTTCCGCAGCCGGGGTCCTATATATTCGGCGTCACCACGCGTGGCGGTACAAAGTTCTACGGTTTTAAAAAGATGGAGAAACTCCTTCGGAAAAAGAAATCCTCCCTCAGCGCATCGTTCCTGATTAACATGGCTGATAACGACCCGAAACTCAAGCACTGGAAACCCTTACCGATTGAGGAAATGCAGGTAATTGAGAACAAATCCCTTGCGCGCCTCGAATTCATCGCGGAAAAAGTGAAGCACAGTGAAAAATATCATGAACCCGACCTTGAGGGGGTTTCGATTTCCAAAAATCCCGTACTGAATTTCCTATTCGACCGGCTTATCCTGTTTGCCATGTGGATGATGAAGCTCATCGGTGTCGGAAATTATTTCTATGCCGACGAAGCCTGTAACGGCTGCGGGATATGCGAAAAAGTTTGCCCTTCGGGAAAAATTGCTATGACGAATAAAAAACCGGGTTGGCTGAAGAACATCCGTTGCTACTTCTGCTATGCATGTATCAATTTCTGCCCGAAATCCGCTGTGCAGATTCATTCGAAATGGTACATGAAGTCCTACACTCCGCAAAACGGGCGTTATTCACACCCTTACGCAAAAATCGCCGACATGACGGCGCAGAAATAA
- the aspS gene encoding aspartate--tRNA ligase, with product MITKEQQRTNFSGDFTKADLVGKRVIVNGWVLNYRDHGDLTFVDLRDRTGYVQLVFDPQANPDAHAAAKKLRHEDVVAATGIVLERQPDLVNPRMATGKYEIKIDKIWVLNKSKTPPFQLDEPEIGEEVRLKYRYLDFRRPQMYNNMLMRSKMTGTIRNFLDENGFLEVETPILNKSTPEGARDFLVPSRMQHGQFYALPQSPQIFKQILMVGGIERYYQIARCFRDEDLRADRQLEFTQIDIEMSFVTQDDIIDIMSKMIAKILKDNYNTDITLPIRRMTYKDAIDKYGIDRPDLRFGMEIVDVTEAVRDCEFQVFKNVIAAKGMIKCLPVPEGNRLSRKDMDDLIAFVGRYGSKGMAWMRVKDGKLESNIVKYFSDDVQKKLIDATGAQEGYALLFIGDANPKVVYDSAANLRLEIGERFGLRSKDKIELVWVVDFPLFVWNTDENRWDATHHPFTAPKMEHIPLMDTSPGEVLSDAYDLVMNGIELGGGSIRIHDPEIQSKVFRLLNIDDEAAKVKFGFLLDALSYGAPPHGGLAFGFDRIVMLFQKLDNIREVIPFPKTQKGQCLMSETPSGVTKEQLDELGIRAVEVRANK from the coding sequence ATGATTACCAAAGAACAGCAGCGCACGAATTTCAGCGGCGATTTCACGAAAGCGGACTTGGTCGGTAAACGGGTCATTGTGAACGGGTGGGTATTGAATTACCGCGACCACGGAGACCTGACGTTCGTCGACCTTCGCGACCGCACCGGGTATGTCCAGCTCGTGTTCGACCCGCAGGCTAATCCCGATGCGCACGCCGCCGCGAAAAAGCTCCGCCATGAGGACGTGGTCGCCGCGACAGGCATAGTCCTCGAACGCCAGCCCGATCTGGTCAACCCCCGGATGGCGACCGGTAAATATGAAATCAAGATCGATAAAATATGGGTGCTCAATAAGTCCAAGACCCCGCCGTTCCAGCTCGACGAGCCGGAGATCGGCGAGGAAGTGCGCCTGAAATACCGTTACCTCGACTTCCGCCGCCCGCAGATGTACAACAACATGCTGATGCGGAGCAAGATGACCGGGACGATACGCAACTTCCTGGACGAGAACGGGTTTCTCGAGGTCGAGACGCCGATCCTGAACAAGTCCACCCCCGAGGGCGCGCGCGACTTTTTAGTACCGTCGCGGATGCAGCACGGGCAGTTCTACGCCCTGCCGCAGTCGCCCCAGATATTCAAGCAAATCCTCATGGTCGGGGGTATCGAACGGTATTACCAGATCGCGCGGTGTTTCCGTGACGAGGACCTGCGCGCCGACCGCCAGCTCGAGTTCACCCAGATCGATATCGAGATGTCGTTCGTGACGCAGGACGATATTATCGACATCATGAGCAAAATGATCGCCAAGATACTGAAAGACAACTATAATACCGATATTACGCTCCCAATCCGACGGATGACCTACAAGGACGCTATCGACAAGTACGGTATCGACCGCCCCGACCTCCGGTTCGGGATGGAGATCGTCGACGTGACCGAAGCGGTCAGGGACTGCGAGTTCCAGGTATTCAAAAACGTCATCGCCGCGAAGGGGATGATCAAATGTCTCCCCGTACCCGAGGGTAACCGCCTGTCCCGCAAGGATATGGACGACCTGATCGCGTTCGTGGGGCGTTACGGCTCGAAGGGGATGGCATGGATGCGCGTCAAGGACGGCAAGCTCGAGTCGAATATCGTGAAGTATTTCTCCGACGACGTGCAGAAGAAGCTGATCGACGCGACCGGCGCGCAGGAGGGCTATGCCCTGCTGTTTATCGGCGACGCCAACCCGAAGGTGGTGTACGACTCTGCCGCGAACCTGCGCCTCGAGATTGGCGAACGTTTCGGCCTCCGCAGTAAGGACAAGATCGAGCTTGTCTGGGTCGTCGATTTCCCGCTGTTCGTATGGAACACCGACGAAAACCGTTGGGACGCCACCCATCACCCGTTCACCGCGCCGAAGATGGAGCATATCCCGCTGATGGATACCAGTCCCGGCGAGGTGCTTTCCGACGCATACGACCTTGTAATGAACGGGATCGAGCTCGGCGGCGGGTCAATCCGTATACACGACCCCGAGATACAGAGTAAGGTATTCCGTCTGCTGAATATAGACGACGAGGCCGCGAAGGTGAAGTTCGGCTTCCTGCTGGACGCGTTATCCTACGGCGCGCCCCCGCACGGCGGGCTGGCGTTCGGGTTCGACCGGATCGTCATGCTCTTCCAGAAGCTCGATAATATCCGCGAGGTCATCCCGTTCCCGAAGACCCAGAAGGGGCAGTGCCTGATGAGCGAAACCCCGTCGGGAGTGACCAAGGAACAGTTGGACGAGCTCGGGATCAGGGCAGTGGAAGTCAGAGCGAATAAGTAA
- a CDS encoding restriction endonuclease translates to MKNKIPPYEQLFNPVIKAIKILGGSGNIEEINQKVFELENYHNEILEIPHNEGKGNTTEFEYRLAWSRTYLKKYGILENSSRGVWALNPDFSNISEIDPSEVVKKVREKIQLEKMGEKQETENEIDELEDWKQKLLTIIQSISASAFERLVQRILRESGFTQVEVTGRSGDGGIDGKGILKVGGLISFQVLFQCKKYQGTVTPNLIRDFRGAMQGRADKGLFITTGNFTRDAIKEATRDGAPPIDLIDGDSLVDKLKELGLGLKVEIVEKIDIDEDWYLKI, encoded by the coding sequence ATGAAAAATAAAATTCCTCCCTACGAACAATTATTTAATCCTGTTATTAAGGCAATTAAAATTTTGGGAGGTTCTGGAAATATTGAAGAAATAAATCAAAAAGTATTTGAACTTGAAAATTATCATAATGAAATATTAGAAATTCCTCATAATGAAGGAAAAGGAAATACAACTGAGTTTGAGTATAGATTAGCTTGGTCTAGAACATATTTAAAGAAATATGGAATTCTTGAAAATTCAAGTCGTGGGGTTTGGGCCTTAAACCCTGATTTTTCAAACATTTCTGAAATTGATCCAAGTGAAGTAGTAAAAAAAGTTCGAGAAAAAATTCAACTGGAAAAAATGGGTGAAAAACAAGAAACTGAGAATGAAATTGATGAATTAGAAGATTGGAAACAGAAACTTTTAACTATAATTCAATCAATTAGTGCTTCTGCTTTTGAAAGACTTGTTCAACGTATACTTAGAGAAAGTGGATTTACTCAAGTAGAAGTTACAGGAAGATCAGGTGATGGTGGTATTGATGGAAAGGGAATTCTAAAGGTTGGTGGTTTAATAAGTTTTCAGGTATTATTTCAATGTAAAAAATATCAAGGTACAGTAACTCCAAACTTAATACGGGACTTTAGAGGTGCAATGCAGGGAAGGGCTGATAAGGGTTTATTTATTACTACCGGTAACTTTACAAGGGATGCTATCAAGGAAGCAACACGTGATGGTGCTCCGCCAATTGATTTAATTGATGGTGATTCGTTAGTTGATAAATTGAAGGAACTGGGGCTTGGATTGAAAGTTGAAATAGTTGAAAAGATTGATATTGATGAAGATTGGTATCTGAAAATTTAG
- a CDS encoding DEAD/DEAH box helicase — protein sequence MKLYDLSISVEILTDKQLTRELKIVLSSSDSLLRRYILSTVENEDLSLEFFDDFSDVPAEIQSFIRYFKNYRQSLISRPDSKTLLVGTPVDFYFIHNLMKFNTQFIVNDKKRRVRFDDDPLTLRLLFNSELNSLVLPSPANNVLLPTNGGNLLISDGVIRPLTAPVSDEMLETLFREGAAPVSPELRIKLFTTKRDRSKHIDRMIDLPQVRTVSERKIRFRFNAGHDTYSVAGYLLCGDHECPLNFPELRKAILLSEEIILPFAENEVVLISPESEFYQQIRTVVNEVYSNFFEFLNEIETNKIETRDNENLFQKFFPKISGIAEIIEGDEKIEIVSGEVSERRIKISDEQIAPSGDGSSIDWLGVDFQFRIGDIMLMLNELHEILRHGFVRKGNKIVSLGEKELSFVKDLLGEIDIRKVGGKWRMRRFNLPRLLKESIKTELPAALKDFQKEITADRSIKKVKLPDRISHILRNYQKLGADWLHFLNRFHFGGILADEMGLGKTVQMLTHLYTIKGSGPTVIVCPSSLVYNWVAEIKKFFPEELSWIVIDGNKSQRIAKIGEIANYDIAITSYYLIHLDIEEYKKIEFNYCILDEAQHIKNKSAKRTQSIKDILSRHRIAITGTPIENNVTELWSIFDFVMPSFLGHYTWFKKSFELPINGFDRNERTIAVNKLKKMIHPFIIRRTKSAVIKELPDKIEQSVSLELTERQKALYLETLAKVRSNLYSVIEKKGVEGSYIDFLAALTRLRQICLHPGLVNPELIDLDSEEISVKTSALVELLEEAMDSGHRVLVFSQFVQMLKILRKELSRNQIDYLYLDGETKDRVELVDRFNKSDVPVFLISLRAGGTGLNLIGADAVILFDPWWNPAVENQAIDRAHRIGQVNVVHVYRLMTQGTIEEKIARLQDKKRVIFDNMLDKDATFIKKMTWEDIRDLFEMET from the coding sequence GTGAAATTATACGACCTGAGTATATCCGTAGAAATCCTGACCGATAAGCAGTTGACGCGCGAACTGAAAATAGTCCTTTCGTCCAGCGACTCCCTTTTACGGCGGTATATCCTGTCGACGGTGGAGAACGAGGATTTGTCGCTGGAGTTTTTCGACGATTTTTCGGACGTCCCGGCGGAAATCCAGAGCTTCATCCGTTATTTCAAAAACTACCGCCAATCGTTGATCTCCCGCCCCGACTCGAAAACCCTGCTGGTCGGGACTCCCGTCGATTTTTACTTTATCCATAACCTGATGAAATTCAATACCCAGTTTATTGTCAACGATAAAAAACGCCGCGTCCGTTTCGACGACGATCCGCTCACATTGCGCCTCCTTTTTAACTCCGAGTTGAACAGTCTCGTGCTGCCGTCCCCGGCGAACAATGTCCTGCTTCCGACCAACGGCGGCAATCTACTCATCAGCGACGGGGTAATTCGCCCGTTGACGGCTCCGGTGAGCGACGAGATGCTCGAGACTTTGTTCCGCGAGGGAGCCGCGCCGGTATCCCCGGAGCTCAGGATCAAGCTCTTTACCACCAAGCGCGACCGTTCCAAGCACATCGACCGGATGATCGACCTCCCGCAGGTGCGGACTGTCTCCGAGCGCAAAATCCGCTTCCGTTTCAACGCCGGGCACGACACATACTCTGTCGCGGGATACCTGCTCTGCGGCGACCATGAATGCCCGCTGAATTTCCCCGAGCTTCGCAAGGCAATCCTCCTGTCCGAGGAAATTATCCTGCCGTTCGCCGAGAACGAAGTCGTGCTGATCTCCCCCGAATCGGAGTTCTATCAGCAGATACGGACGGTAGTGAACGAGGTTTATTCGAATTTCTTCGAGTTTTTAAACGAGATAGAGACCAATAAGATCGAAACCCGCGATAACGAGAACCTGTTCCAGAAGTTTTTCCCGAAGATCAGCGGTATCGCTGAAATTATCGAGGGCGACGAGAAAATAGAAATCGTCAGCGGCGAGGTTTCCGAGCGCCGTATAAAAATATCCGACGAGCAGATCGCCCCGTCCGGCGACGGGAGTTCCATCGACTGGCTCGGCGTGGACTTCCAATTCCGTATCGGCGACATCATGCTGATGCTCAACGAGCTTCACGAAATCCTGCGGCACGGTTTCGTGCGAAAGGGTAACAAGATCGTCAGCCTCGGCGAGAAGGAATTATCGTTCGTCAAGGATTTGCTGGGCGAGATCGATATCCGCAAGGTCGGCGGCAAATGGCGGATGCGCCGTTTCAACCTGCCGCGCCTCCTCAAGGAATCGATCAAAACCGAACTCCCCGCCGCGCTCAAGGATTTCCAGAAGGAGATCACCGCCGACCGTTCGATCAAGAAGGTCAAACTCCCCGACCGGATATCCCATATCCTGAGGAATTACCAGAAGCTCGGCGCGGACTGGCTCCATTTCCTCAACCGTTTCCATTTCGGCGGAATCCTAGCGGACGAGATGGGTCTCGGTAAAACAGTGCAGATGCTGACGCATCTTTACACGATCAAGGGCAGCGGCCCTACGGTGATCGTTTGCCCCAGTTCGCTCGTGTACAACTGGGTCGCGGAGATAAAAAAGTTCTTCCCGGAGGAACTGTCATGGATAGTGATCGACGGGAACAAGTCCCAGCGTATCGCGAAGATCGGGGAGATCGCGAACTACGATATCGCGATCACGTCCTATTACCTGATCCATCTCGATATCGAGGAATATAAAAAGATCGAGTTTAACTACTGCATCCTCGACGAGGCGCAGCATATCAAGAATAAGTCCGCGAAACGCACCCAGAGTATCAAGGATATCCTGTCGCGGCACAGGATCGCGATCACGGGTACGCCTATCGAGAACAATGTCACCGAGCTCTGGTCGATCTTCGACTTCGTGATGCCGTCGTTCCTCGGGCATTACACATGGTTCAAAAAATCGTTCGAACTCCCCATCAACGGGTTCGACCGCAACGAGCGGACGATCGCGGTCAATAAGCTCAAAAAGATGATCCACCCGTTCATCATACGCCGCACCAAGTCGGCGGTCATCAAGGAACTCCCCGATAAGATCGAGCAATCGGTCAGCCTGGAACTCACCGAGCGCCAGAAGGCGCTCTATCTCGAGACGCTCGCGAAGGTACGGAGCAACCTCTACTCGGTGATCGAAAAGAAGGGCGTCGAGGGGTCGTATATCGACTTCCTCGCGGCGCTCACGCGTCTCCGCCAGATCTGTCTCCATCCCGGGCTGGTCAACCCCGAGCTGATCGACCTCGACAGCGAGGAAATCTCGGTCAAGACGAGCGCGCTGGTCGAACTCCTCGAAGAGGCGATGGACAGCGGGCACCGGGTGCTCGTGTTCAGCCAGTTCGTACAGATGCTGAAAATCCTGCGGAAGGAACTTTCCCGCAACCAGATCGACTACCTCTACCTCGACGGCGAGACGAAGGACCGCGTGGAGCTGGTCGACCGTTTCAACAAGTCGGACGTGCCGGTATTCCTGATCTCCCTCCGCGCGGGAGGCACCGGGCTGAACCTGATCGGCGCGGACGCGGTCATCCTGTTCGACCCGTGGTGGAATCCCGCCGTGGAGAACCAAGCGATCGACCGGGCGCACCGTATCGGGCAGGTCAACGTCGTGCACGTGTACCGTCTGATGACGCAGGGCACTATAGAAGAGAAGATCGCGCGCCTTCAGGATAAGAAGCGCGTCATATTCGACAATATGCTCGATAAGGACGCGACGTTCATTAAGAAGATGACATGGGAAGATATCCGCGACCTGTTCGAGATGGAAACGTAA
- a CDS encoding nucleotidyltransferase domain-containing protein — MDKELFEKLKRFSILAKEVVPFDKMILFGSFVHGTPHKDSDIDVALVVKSIGKDFLTKSAELFRISRQVDSRIEPLILSPAHDKSGFLESIEKKGIIIPF; from the coding sequence ATGGATAAAGAATTATTTGAAAAACTGAAAAGATTCAGCATACTCGCTAAAGAAGTAGTACCGTTCGATAAAATGATACTCTTCGGTTCGTTCGTCCACGGGACGCCCCATAAGGACAGCGATATCGATGTGGCTCTTGTGGTAAAATCAATCGGTAAGGATTTCCTCACGAAAAGCGCCGAACTTTTCCGTATCAGCCGTCAAGTCGATTCCCGGATAGAGCCTCTGATACTGAGTCCCGCGCACGATAAAAGCGGATTTCTCGAAAGTATCGAGAAGAAGGGAATTATAATTCCATTTTAA
- a CDS encoding HEPN domain-containing protein, translating to MEKQKDIIHERIEYWLDLANYDLDTAFAMQDAERFLYVGFLSHQVIEKGLKALHWKKTESEPPFTHNLIILIQKCGVIDEVPEGFLKISEELMPLGISARYPDDKDMLLDILTREKCNEILSTVKDFLLWIKNYLKN from the coding sequence ATGGAAAAACAAAAAGATATCATCCATGAAAGAATTGAGTATTGGTTAGACCTTGCGAATTACGATTTAGATACCGCTTTCGCAATGCAGGACGCGGAGCGATTTCTATACGTGGGTTTTTTATCGCATCAGGTTATCGAAAAAGGATTAAAAGCGTTACATTGGAAGAAAACCGAATCAGAACCGCCGTTTACCCACAACCTTATTATTCTTATCCAAAAATGCGGGGTTATTGATGAAGTGCCCGAAGGATTTTTAAAGATTTCCGAAGAATTAATGCCGTTAGGCATCAGCGCCCGTTATCCCGACGATAAAGATATGCTCCTAGATATACTGACCCGTGAAAAATGTAATGAAATTTTATCGACCGTTAAGGATTTTTTATTATGGATAAAGAATTATTTGAAAAACTGA
- a CDS encoding dinitrogenase iron-molybdenum cofactor biosynthesis protein: protein MIIAVPASENKGMTSTVYGHFGSAPFYMLYNTDSGALEIMDNTTKEHAHGQCTPATELSEKNVGAVVCGGMGFRAINNLRGMGIKVYLAESAGSVDDIVAQWKNNNLREISDQDACGEHHGCH from the coding sequence ATGATTATCGCAGTACCGGCATCAGAGAACAAGGGAATGACTTCCACGGTATACGGCCATTTCGGAAGCGCGCCGTTCTATATGCTATATAACACCGACAGCGGGGCGCTGGAAATAATGGACAATACCACGAAGGAGCACGCGCATGGGCAATGCACGCCCGCGACCGAGCTTTCCGAGAAAAATGTGGGCGCGGTGGTCTGCGGCGGGATGGGGTTCCGCGCGATCAATAACCTTCGCGGGATGGGGATCAAGGTCTATCTGGCCGAAAGCGCGGGCTCTGTCGACGATATAGTCGCGCAGTGGAAGAACAACAATCTCCGCGAAATCAGCGATCAGGACGCGTGCGGCGAGCATCACGGCTGCCACTAG
- a CDS encoding NAD(P)/FAD-dependent oxidoreductase: MSKKVLIIGGGAYGLAAGAYLAMNGFDTEIYEMHNLPGGVCTCWSRKGYTFDFCIHWLMGSSPGKSLYHVWSELGAVQGRKMIESDIYMKWDNRKGDTFTVYTDPEKLRAEMLRLGPDDKRLIDKMINGIIAFSKFDMPGRSEDENFGLIFKMIGMMPKLMKWGGMTVTKFADKLKSPALSQFFHEMYGSGGMGDFPMMGMMMMLGFMAVKSNGYPMGGSLKFAQAIEATFKKNGGRMFYNSKADKIIVEDGKAVGIIVNGKEIRGDYVISAADGYATFNTLLGGKYPHPKHDNAYKNWKTFPSLVFVSLGLARKFENMPSTHNFNSKNPLVIEDGKSTLDYIHIRLFNFDDTMAPAGKTAITSMVNSFNYQYWVDLKKKDPAKYEAEKKRIADWIIDESEQYFGDFKSKVEVVDVATPETIIRYTGNWQGSYEGWLPDKNTMMKQLPSKLPGLANFYMLGQWVSPGGGLPPAGMNGRKLAQAICKKEKQKFTVK; encoded by the coding sequence ATGTCTAAAAAGGTATTGATTATCGGCGGCGGAGCGTACGGGCTCGCGGCCGGAGCGTATCTCGCGATGAACGGGTTCGACACGGAAATCTACGAGATGCACAATCTGCCCGGCGGGGTATGTACCTGCTGGTCGCGCAAGGGTTACACGTTCGACTTCTGTATCCACTGGCTGATGGGATCGTCCCCCGGCAAGAGTCTGTACCACGTATGGAGCGAGCTCGGAGCGGTGCAGGGAAGAAAGATGATCGAGAGCGATATCTATATGAAATGGGACAACCGGAAGGGCGACACGTTTACGGTCTATACCGACCCGGAGAAACTCCGCGCGGAGATGCTGCGTCTCGGCCCCGACGATAAACGTCTCATCGACAAAATGATTAACGGAATCATCGCGTTCTCGAAATTCGATATGCCCGGGCGTTCGGAAGACGAAAACTTCGGGCTGATATTTAAAATGATCGGGATGATGCCCAAGCTGATGAAGTGGGGCGGGATGACGGTCACAAAATTCGCGGATAAACTAAAAAGCCCCGCGCTCAGCCAGTTTTTCCACGAGATGTACGGCTCAGGCGGGATGGGCGATTTCCCGATGATGGGAATGATGATGATGCTTGGGTTTATGGCGGTGAAATCGAACGGATACCCCATGGGCGGCTCGCTCAAGTTTGCCCAGGCGATCGAGGCGACGTTCAAAAAGAACGGCGGCAGGATGTTCTATAACAGCAAGGCCGATAAAATAATCGTCGAGGACGGCAAGGCAGTCGGGATCATCGTCAACGGTAAGGAGATCCGAGGGGATTATGTGATATCCGCCGCGGACGGATATGCCACATTCAACACTCTCCTCGGCGGGAAATACCCGCACCCGAAGCACGATAACGCCTACAAGAACTGGAAGACCTTCCCGTCACTGGTTTTCGTCTCGCTCGGGCTGGCACGGAAGTTCGAGAATATGCCGTCCACTCATAACTTTAACTCGAAGAACCCCCTCGTGATCGAGGACGGCAAATCGACCCTCGACTATATCCATATCCGCTTATTCAATTTCGACGATACGATGGCGCCCGCCGGAAAGACCGCGATCACGTCGATGGTCAACAGCTTTAATTATCAATACTGGGTCGACCTGAAGAAAAAAGACCCCGCGAAGTACGAGGCTGAGAAAAAACGTATCGCCGATTGGATTATCGACGAATCGGAACAGTATTTCGGCGATTTTAAAAGCAAGGTCGAGGTCGTCGATGTCGCCACTCCCGAAACGATTATCCGTTACACGGGGAACTGGCAGGGAAGTTACGAGGGCTGGCTGCCGGATAAAAATACGATGATGAAGCAGCTCCCGTCGAAACTTCCGGGGCTGGCGAATTTCTATATGCTCGGGCAATGGGTATCTCCCGGCGGCGGGCTTCCCCCAGCGGGGATGAACGGGCGCAAGCTCGCGCAGGCTATCTGTAAAAAAGAGAAGCAGAAATTTACAGTGAAATAA
- a CDS encoding FRG domain-containing protein, protein MNKIENIDSYLVEQFSNVLHSGYEAVARNDGTIVNNYQKLLENNAMINYAYPKYMLFYRGQTYDIKNNSGHSVFYPTLYRVASGMNQISKDTKMKRINILKTSSNKLIDYLYQRKIINNNSHLFIGIEKLKLFKELQYAILQHYEVCRTPLLDVTQSLRMACNFALHNREGNLQNIGYVFVFGMPYPHGGISYSTEDEFLNIRLSAVCMPKALRPHFQEAYLLGEFPLKTELDLNRINNVEDIFRSKPNFACRLVAKFKINGTIHEEIGDLGNKYIYPDENDEINLVCENIKKDLIETYGTNYYSNI, encoded by the coding sequence ATGAATAAAATTGAAAATATCGATAGTTATTTAGTAGAACAGTTTTCAAACGTTTTACATTCGGGATATGAAGCAGTTGCAAGAAATGATGGAACTATTGTTAATAATTATCAAAAATTACTTGAAAATAATGCAATGATAAATTATGCTTATCCAAAATATATGCTTTTTTATAGAGGACAAACATATGATATAAAAAACAATTCAGGACACTCTGTTTTTTATCCAACTCTATATAGAGTTGCGTCGGGTATGAATCAAATTTCTAAAGACACAAAAATGAAAAGAATAAATATATTGAAAACATCATCAAATAAACTCATAGATTATCTATATCAAAGGAAAATAATAAATAATAATAGTCATCTTTTTATAGGAATTGAAAAATTAAAGTTATTTAAAGAACTTCAGTATGCTATTTTGCAACATTATGAGGTATGTAGAACACCTCTTTTAGATGTTACACAATCTCTAAGAATGGCATGCAATTTTGCATTACATAACAGAGAAGGTAATCTACAAAATATCGGTTATGTTTTCGTATTTGGAATGCCTTATCCTCATGGAGGAATAAGTTACTCAACAGAAGACGAATTCTTAAATATTCGTCTTTCTGCTGTATGCATGCCTAAAGCATTGCGTCCACATTTTCAAGAAGCATATTTATTAGGAGAATTTCCGCTAAAAACTGAATTAGACTTAAATAGAATTAACAATGTGGAAGATATTTTTAGATCAAAACCTAATTTTGCATGTCGTTTAGTGGCAAAATTTAAAATAAATGGTACCATCCATGAAGAAATTGGAGATTTAGGCAATAAATACATTTATCCTGATGAAAATGATGAAATAAACTTAGTATGCGAAAATATAAAAAAAGATTTAATAGAAACATATGGGACTAATTACTATTCAAATATTTAA